CGCGTACAGCACCAAGGTCAGGTACAGACGTCACGGTATTTTCGTTCCTCGAACAGGCACATAAGAGACACGTTGCGAACAAAGCGATGATAGTTATACGCATGACTAGTCCAGCGCGCTGCGCGTCGTCGTATTACTGACAAAGCCGACTACCGGCACAACCGGCGACTTGCTCTTCGAATTGCGACGCGTCCTATTCTTCTCTATCAGCGCACTCCATGCTTTGTACGCCTCGTTCATATCGTCTCCAGTTGCCCGCTCATAGGCTGCATTCGAATCTCCTTGCGACGATTGCAGCTCCAGGAAGCTCGGCTTCGTATGAATCCCCCACAGACGCTTCCGAAGAGCCTTCGTCACCGCGCCATTTTCGTGGCAGATGTTCAACTCGCTATCCACTTCCATGCTCCGGGTGTTGATGTTGGCCGAGCCGTGCGTTGTGAACGCATCATCGATAATCATCACCTTGGCGTGAATATACGTATCCATCCATGCACCCGGGGGCGAGTCCGGTGCGACCAATGTGCAGATCAACACTTTCAGCCCGGGAATGTTGACCGGCACGGGCTGATATTGCCCATTGCCCGCAATCTGGTTGTTCACGCTGTCGAGCTTGCGTTGAACGTCCTTCTTCTGCGCCTCGTAGTCTGCGTTGACCTTCGCCATTTGCTCGCGAGTTCCCGTTCCATACATATCGACCAGGTGTTCGTTACTTTGAATGCCGTCCAGTTTCGCTTCGAGTGCGCTTTGCTGCTGTTGCAGTGACTCGCCACGCTCAAGACGTGTAATGGCCGGCAGTGCATCGGGACGTCCGAGAGCGGTCATCATCCGTTGGGTCGACACCTGTCCTTTGTCCAGACCGTCCTTGTTGGAATTGGTAATCACGAACAGGTAAATGGACCCGTCCTTACCCGTGTCACGCCCCCAACTCAACTGGTGCTGCACCGCCGCCTTGATGTTGTCGACCAGCGGTGGATAGCGGAAATACTGGTTCTCGATGTAGATAAACTTCGCCGCGTTATTCGCCGTCTGACGATACAGCGACCGGATGTCCCTGCGATTCTCCTGTGACTGCGTACGGGTAATCTGAGCCATTACTGGCGTGCCGAGGTCCGGACGCACGCTCAGTCTCGATGCCAAGGCCGCACGCGGCGTAATCAGATCGATGCCCGTACTGCGCTTCCAGGCATTGCAGAAATTCACATTCAGATGTTCGAGGATCGGTCCCGTCACACGTGCGGACATATCCTGTCTCGGCGTCGCCCCGTTACGACCGAAACGCGCATTCATGCGGGCGTAGGAATGAGCGTCGTCGTCCCAATAGGCGTCGAGCGTATTGTGACCCATCACGAAACCGACCGCATGCTCCGGCGCCTCGTAATCGATCAACACCATCTTCTGATGATGCGAAGGCGCCGCGCCGAAACTACCGACTGCCTCTTCGTTCAGATCCTTGTCGGAACGGAAACGGCTCTCGCGAAACATGATCTCGATCCGATCTTTCAGC
The sequence above is a segment of the Paraburkholderia sp. D15 genome. Coding sequences within it:
- a CDS encoding phosphatidylserine/phosphatidylglycerophosphate/cardiolipin synthase family protein; translation: MTTSPPIVTPAALNWTSGAYACMPWFVDITDEGTPCEFHPLPCSYKPLVNGAEAFGAVYDAIAAARHSIDIICWGFQPSMYFKRGSDSLNTLSIGDLLIERGEHNVRIRLLCWVDTFAGAQFIENPTPGFSWLRTLNRTNENISEKDYDRAWYYRASAGRPAPMRDQFAATQSGAPSKQGAAVQGFRNIELATRDFSLKDRIEIMFRESRFRSDKDLNEEAVGSFGAAPSHHQKMVLIDYEAPEHAVGFVMGHNTLDAYWDDDAHSYARMNARFGRNGATPRQDMSARVTGPILEHLNVNFCNAWKRSTGIDLITPRAALASRLSVRPDLGTPVMAQITRTQSQENRRDIRSLYRQTANNAAKFIYIENQYFRYPPLVDNIKAAVQHQLSWGRDTGKDGSIYLFVITNSNKDGLDKGQVSTQRMMTALGRPDALPAITRLERGESLQQQQSALEAKLDGIQSNEHLVDMYGTGTREQMAKVNADYEAQKKDVQRKLDSVNNQIAGNGQYQPVPVNIPGLKVLICTLVAPDSPPGAWMDTYIHAKVMIIDDAFTTHGSANINTRSMEVDSELNICHENGAVTKALRKRLWGIHTKPSFLELQSSQGDSNAAYERATGDDMNEAYKAWSALIEKNRTRRNSKSKSPVVPVVGFVSNTTTRSALD